The Mucilaginibacter mallensis genome has a segment encoding these proteins:
- a CDS encoding GH92 family glycosyl hydrolase → MTLLSFNYSNAQSYTKYVNPFIGTAETGHTFPGATVPFGMVQLSPETGNFGWDYCSGYRYEDSVITGFAHTHLNGTGGVDLGDVLFFPFQGKAPANFVSGFSRSTEKASPGYYTVVLNRDNIKAELTVSPHTGLHRYTFNNKGDSHILVDIQSSLVDSKEELESHLLDGSITINSNNSISGYTSTSVWVDRKMFFTAIFNKPFTGYHFIDGKNKRRLILDFDNKAGGQVEAKVAISAVSIEGAKLNLSETINKSFEIVKSETVQAWENRLSIIKAEGTDDEKTNLYTSLYRLFIQPNNIADIDGKYRGADGKVHQSADKVFYSTFSLWDTYRAAHPMYTILCPNRDGQMVESMLQHFDIAKALPIWTLWGKESYAMIGNHSIPVIVDASLKGIKGFDKEKAFAAIKKTLTTNVNPKYDWRIYMRYGYLPSDIVKREAVSRTLEAAYDDWCAAQLAKALHKQIDYAYFTRRSKFYVNLFDKSTNLMRGKLANGKWVEPFAHLDSGQLAIGGDYTEGNAWQYVWQVQHDIPGLIKLMGGNKAFSDKLDSLFTMPAKVFGKGSTLDVTGLIGQYAHGNEPVHHVAYLYTLAGNPAKTQQYARQVHEQFYQNKPNGLSGNDDCGQMSAWDIFTTMGFYPVNPVDGKFVFGAPQMRNMDITLPNNRHFIIQAVNLSQANKYVESISLNGRIYTKPYITYKDIMSGGNLVFTMTDKPAAPNFQ, encoded by the coding sequence TTGACATTGCTTTCATTCAACTATTCCAACGCCCAATCCTACACCAAATACGTAAACCCATTCATAGGTACAGCAGAAACAGGGCATACATTTCCCGGCGCTACAGTTCCTTTTGGCATGGTGCAGTTAAGTCCGGAGACAGGTAATTTTGGATGGGATTATTGCTCTGGTTATCGTTATGAAGATAGTGTGATCACAGGCTTTGCCCACACCCATTTAAACGGAACAGGTGGCGTTGACCTGGGCGATGTGCTCTTCTTCCCTTTCCAGGGCAAAGCACCTGCAAATTTTGTAAGCGGTTTTTCAAGGTCGACAGAAAAAGCATCTCCTGGCTACTATACCGTTGTATTAAACCGCGACAATATAAAAGCTGAGCTTACTGTATCGCCGCATACCGGGTTGCACCGTTATACTTTTAACAACAAAGGCGATTCGCATATTCTGGTGGATATCCAGAGCAGTTTAGTTGATTCCAAAGAAGAATTGGAAAGCCATCTTTTAGACGGATCGATCACAATTAATAGCAACAACTCTATCAGTGGCTATACTTCTACATCAGTATGGGTGGATAGGAAGATGTTTTTCACAGCAATTTTCAATAAACCATTCACCGGCTATCATTTTATTGACGGCAAAAACAAAAGACGCTTGATACTTGACTTCGACAACAAAGCAGGCGGACAGGTAGAAGCAAAAGTGGCTATATCTGCAGTAAGTATTGAAGGCGCTAAATTGAATCTTTCAGAAACCATAAATAAATCCTTCGAAATCGTTAAAAGCGAAACTGTACAAGCATGGGAAAACCGCTTGAGTATTATTAAGGCTGAAGGAACTGATGATGAAAAGACCAATCTTTATACCAGTCTTTACCGCCTGTTCATCCAACCCAATAATATCGCTGATATTGATGGCAAATACCGGGGCGCGGATGGAAAAGTCCATCAATCTGCTGATAAGGTATTTTATTCAACTTTTTCCTTATGGGACACCTATCGCGCGGCACATCCCATGTACACCATCCTTTGCCCCAACCGTGACGGGCAAATGGTAGAAAGCATGCTGCAGCATTTCGACATAGCCAAAGCATTACCCATTTGGACTTTATGGGGAAAGGAAAGTTATGCCATGATCGGCAACCACTCCATACCTGTTATAGTTGATGCCAGTTTGAAGGGGATAAAGGGTTTTGATAAAGAAAAAGCATTCGCCGCTATAAAGAAAACGTTAACTACAAACGTAAATCCAAAATACGACTGGCGCATTTATATGCGCTATGGCTACCTGCCATCGGATATAGTAAAACGTGAAGCGGTATCAAGGACATTAGAAGCTGCTTATGATGACTGGTGCGCTGCTCAATTAGCCAAAGCGCTGCACAAACAGATTGATTACGCTTATTTCACCAGGCGGTCAAAGTTTTACGTTAACCTGTTTGATAAATCAACCAACCTGATGCGCGGTAAATTAGCAAACGGCAAATGGGTTGAGCCATTTGCACATTTGGATAGTGGTCAATTAGCTATAGGGGGCGATTATACTGAGGGTAATGCCTGGCAATATGTTTGGCAGGTGCAACATGATATACCAGGATTAATCAAGCTGATGGGTGGCAATAAAGCATTCTCTGATAAGCTGGATTCATTATTTACTATGCCGGCAAAGGTATTTGGCAAAGGATCAACGCTGGATGTTACGGGTTTAATCGGCCAGTATGCACACGGCAACGAGCCGGTGCACCATGTGGCTTATTTGTACACGTTGGCAGGCAATCCGGCTAAAACACAGCAATATGCAAGGCAGGTGCACGAACAGTTCTATCAAAATAAACCGAACGGCCTGTCTGGAAATGATGATTGCGGACAGATGTCGGCCTGGGATATTTTTACAACCATGGGCTTTTACCCGGTTAATCCGGTAGATGGCAAATTCGTTTTTGGTGCTCCGCAGATGAGGAATATGGATATTACCTTACCGAATAACAGGCATTTCATAATTCAGGCGGTAAACCTGTCGCAAGCAAATAAATATGTGGAGAGTATTAGTTTAAATGGCCGCATCTATACTAAACCATATATCACTTATAAAGATATTATGAGCGGTGGAAACTTGGTATTTACCATGACTGATAAACCTGCCGCACCAAATTTTCAATAG
- a CDS encoding glycoside hydrolase family 65 protein: MNKGIIQLLALSLFCISVKAQDPWIIKADKIDPANYYGVTVANGMIGIVSSSEPFQVKNVVLAGAYDMYGRGRVSNFLNSFNLLNMYLLFNGDDWDASKVKNMKQELDMQHASFTTTFDYGDVASIKYTYYSLRQLPFCVLMDVSVTAKKTVNITAASVMQTPDALRDVQNYYNEVDGPTGRISLLTSTAKSPTGKLQLCASNAFIFNEADSLAPRLMHEMLDNNMHSMRFSKELAAGQTYSYSVVGSSITSAHTTDPLNEAERLTIFARLQGRDGLIKAHTKAWAELWKSDIQIDGEPQAQQDVHSMLYHLYSFSREGTAYAPSPMGLSGSGYNGHIFWDSDLWMFPALLVLHPEIAKSLIEYRYERLAAAKQNAFAHSFKGAMYPWESADNGTEETPVGSLSGPFEHHITACVALAAWNYYCVTQDKQWLQEKGWPIISACADFWASRVERNGPGQYDIKNVIAADEWAEGIDNDAFTNAAAKANLQCAALAAKVLNVKADPDWQLVAQNIPILKFPDGVTKEFASYKGGGIKQADVNLLAYPLKTITDPAQVKKDLEFYESRIPNEGTPAMTQAIFTLLYSRLGNGDKAYHFFKDAYEPNLNPPFRVIAETKGGTNPYFATGAGGIIQSLLMGFGGLDITPNGITQVKSTLPSNWKSITITGVGPEKKTYVVK; the protein is encoded by the coding sequence ATGAATAAAGGTATAATCCAGCTATTGGCTTTGAGTTTATTTTGTATCAGCGTAAAAGCGCAGGACCCATGGATAATTAAGGCCGATAAAATTGACCCGGCAAATTACTATGGTGTTACGGTTGCCAACGGTATGATAGGGATCGTATCATCATCAGAACCATTTCAGGTAAAAAATGTAGTGCTGGCGGGTGCTTATGATATGTATGGCAGGGGTAGGGTAAGCAATTTTCTGAACAGCTTTAATTTGCTGAACATGTATCTGCTATTTAATGGCGATGACTGGGATGCCAGCAAGGTGAAGAACATGAAGCAGGAACTGGATATGCAGCATGCCTCGTTCACCACTACTTTTGATTATGGCGATGTTGCTTCCATAAAATACACCTATTATTCGCTCAGACAATTGCCTTTTTGTGTGTTGATGGATGTATCTGTTACTGCAAAAAAGACGGTAAATATTACCGCTGCAAGTGTAATGCAAACTCCTGACGCTTTGCGTGATGTGCAGAATTATTATAATGAGGTTGACGGGCCAACAGGTCGTATCAGTTTGCTTACCTCTACAGCTAAAAGTCCGACAGGTAAGCTGCAATTATGCGCCTCTAATGCTTTTATATTTAATGAGGCAGATTCATTAGCGCCAAGGCTGATGCATGAGATGCTGGATAATAATATGCATTCCATGCGGTTCAGTAAGGAATTAGCTGCCGGGCAAACTTATAGTTATAGTGTAGTAGGTTCATCCATAACCTCCGCACATACCACTGATCCATTAAATGAAGCAGAACGCCTCACCATTTTCGCCCGTTTACAGGGCCGTGATGGTTTGATAAAGGCGCATACAAAAGCTTGGGCCGAGCTTTGGAAAAGCGATATACAAATTGATGGTGAACCACAGGCGCAGCAGGATGTGCATAGCATGCTGTATCACCTATATTCATTCTCGCGCGAAGGTACAGCTTACGCGCCATCGCCAATGGGATTATCGGGATCGGGTTATAATGGGCATATATTCTGGGATTCTGATCTATGGATGTTTCCGGCTTTGTTAGTGCTTCACCCTGAAATTGCCAAATCACTAATTGAATACCGTTATGAACGCCTTGCTGCCGCGAAGCAAAATGCTTTTGCGCATAGTTTTAAGGGAGCGATGTACCCGTGGGAGAGTGCGGATAATGGTACCGAGGAAACGCCTGTCGGTTCATTAAGTGGCCCTTTTGAACACCATATTACCGCTTGCGTGGCATTAGCTGCGTGGAATTATTACTGTGTAACCCAGGATAAGCAATGGCTGCAGGAAAAAGGATGGCCGATCATATCAGCCTGTGCCGATTTTTGGGCGAGCAGAGTTGAGCGCAATGGCCCCGGCCAATACGACATTAAAAACGTGATAGCTGCTGATGAATGGGCCGAAGGGATAGACAATGATGCTTTCACCAATGCAGCGGCAAAGGCAAATTTGCAATGTGCCGCTTTAGCAGCCAAGGTTTTGAACGTGAAAGCTGATCCCGATTGGCAATTGGTAGCGCAAAATATCCCGATATTAAAATTCCCGGATGGGGTAACTAAAGAGTTTGCAAGCTATAAAGGCGGCGGTATTAAGCAAGCCGATGTAAATTTGCTGGCCTATCCATTAAAAACGATAACCGACCCGGCACAGGTTAAAAAAGATTTAGAGTTTTATGAAAGCCGGATACCAAACGAAGGTACACCAGCAATGACACAGGCCATCTTCACTTTGTTATACTCCAGATTAGGCAATGGCGATAAAGCATATCATTTTTTCAAGGATGCTTATGAGCCGAACCTCAACCCGCCATTCAGAGTAATAGCTGAAACAAAGGGTGGTACAAACCCATATTTTGCAACCGGCGCAGGTGGGATCATTCAAAGCTTATTGATGGGTTTTGGTGGATTGGATATTACACCAAACGGAATTACCCAGGTTAAAAGCACGCTGCCATCAAACTGGAAATCAATCACAATAACAGGAGTGGGGCCAGAGAAAAAAACTTATGTGGTTAAATAA
- a CDS encoding TIM-barrel domain-containing protein, whose product MIKRFLVQVLLITSVSFTVLAQNLNQLNSFKTSVYDGKHLLIATTKGYIEITAFAPDVIRVTYKTTPNKTVKSFSTIAKPGRVRMQYINNNFVTILKTSLLKVVVNKKDLSVSFIDLKNDTLSKAFNYIQTADSSAIGFHSDGKEAFYGGGSKAIDLDKRGQILQNYNQAHWDYKFGQTDLNISIPFLISNRKYGIYMDNAAKSSFDVCKSNPNVLGYKVSSGPVSFFFIGGESVDKVVYNYTQLTGRQPLPPRWALGYISSRYGYKSEREVTNVIDKTQAAGIPLDAVVFDLFWYKADTLMGNHNWYRDSFPDPQKMLHNYLNKGVKVVTISETYITQKSENYKTTIKQHLLTPDYITKPAPHIFKDFWASPAGLLDIFKPEAQQFYWNFYKARIKEGTAGWWFDLGEPESSSDSLRFAAGPDSKVHNVYALIWAKTAFDGYRKDFPASRILLLPRSGYAGMQRYSVFPWSGDIDRSFEGLKAQIPIITTMGLDGVGYMHMDAGGFTTGQTKLKGDPELYSRWLEFAAFCPVMRTHADATNYSPEPIFWDDNTRLRVTKYIKLRYQLLPYNYTLAYTNTTTGRPLMMPLNYFDDSKQLSNINDEYLWGEHLLVAPVIIKGQTVKKVIFPKGEWIGFNDLEVYKDSASVSAPLDSLPLFVKAGSIITMTAPTTNTSQYDGKSLILKYYMGNANVTVKSQWFYDNGIDPKSLVKRQYDLVTFTSTGTGNEHYISIKPEHLTTRQKKFKLEIPGKRVRRVKFSNRTKYTVVGNEIYFSWNGRPLQIDIKTL is encoded by the coding sequence ATGATAAAAAGATTCTTAGTCCAGGTATTGCTTATTACCAGTGTTTCTTTTACGGTCCTTGCTCAAAATTTGAATCAGCTAAATAGTTTTAAAACAAGTGTTTACGATGGTAAGCATTTGCTGATAGCCACAACTAAGGGCTATATTGAAATAACAGCCTTTGCCCCTGATGTAATACGCGTTACTTATAAAACCACCCCCAATAAAACTGTTAAAAGTTTTTCAACTATTGCTAAACCGGGAAGAGTAAGAATGCAATACATTAATAACAATTTTGTTACAATATTGAAAACCAGCTTATTAAAGGTGGTTGTAAACAAAAAGGATCTATCGGTGAGCTTTATTGATCTTAAAAATGATACACTATCCAAAGCATTTAATTACATACAAACAGCTGATAGTTCTGCAATCGGTTTTCATTCAGATGGTAAAGAGGCGTTTTATGGCGGCGGTTCAAAAGCAATCGACCTGGATAAAAGAGGGCAGATACTGCAAAATTACAACCAGGCACATTGGGATTATAAGTTTGGCCAAACCGATCTGAATATTTCTATCCCCTTCCTTATATCAAACCGTAAATATGGCATATATATGGATAATGCCGCCAAAAGCAGCTTTGATGTTTGTAAAAGCAACCCGAATGTGCTTGGGTACAAAGTATCATCGGGCCCGGTAAGCTTCTTTTTTATAGGTGGCGAAAGTGTGGATAAGGTAGTCTATAATTATACACAATTAACAGGCCGACAGCCACTGCCACCACGCTGGGCACTGGGTTATATATCGTCAAGGTATGGCTATAAATCAGAAAGAGAAGTAACCAATGTAATTGATAAAACACAGGCAGCAGGTATACCGCTTGATGCTGTGGTGTTTGATTTGTTTTGGTATAAGGCTGATACTTTAATGGGTAACCATAATTGGTATCGTGATAGTTTTCCCGATCCGCAAAAAATGCTGCATAATTACCTGAATAAGGGTGTAAAGGTGGTTACCATAAGCGAAACCTATATCACGCAGAAATCAGAGAATTATAAAACTACAATTAAACAGCATTTGCTTACGCCCGATTATATTACCAAACCTGCGCCGCACATTTTTAAGGATTTTTGGGCTAGTCCCGCTGGTTTATTGGATATTTTTAAGCCGGAAGCACAACAGTTTTACTGGAACTTTTACAAAGCCCGTATAAAGGAAGGCACCGCAGGTTGGTGGTTTGATCTGGGTGAACCAGAATCAAGCTCTGATAGCTTACGCTTTGCCGCAGGCCCGGATAGCAAGGTTCATAATGTGTACGCACTAATCTGGGCAAAAACAGCTTTTGATGGTTATCGCAAGGATTTTCCTGCGAGCCGGATACTTTTATTGCCACGATCAGGCTATGCGGGTATGCAGCGTTATTCGGTATTCCCGTGGTCGGGTGATATTGACCGGTCATTTGAGGGCCTGAAAGCACAGATACCAATAATTACCACCATGGGTTTAGATGGTGTGGGCTATATGCACATGGATGCAGGCGGATTTACCACCGGACAAACAAAATTAAAGGGCGATCCGGAATTGTACTCGCGCTGGCTGGAGTTTGCCGCTTTTTGCCCGGTAATGCGTACCCATGCCGATGCTACTAATTATTCACCCGAACCCATCTTTTGGGATGATAACACACGTTTAAGGGTTACTAAATATATAAAACTGCGATACCAGCTATTACCTTATAATTATACGCTGGCTTATACTAATACAACAACAGGTCGCCCGCTAATGATGCCGCTTAATTATTTCGACGATAGTAAACAGCTATCCAACATAAATGATGAGTATTTATGGGGCGAACACCTGTTAGTCGCCCCTGTTATTATAAAAGGACAAACAGTAAAAAAGGTCATATTCCCGAAAGGGGAATGGATAGGTTTTAATGATCTGGAAGTTTATAAAGATTCCGCCAGCGTATCTGCGCCATTAGATAGCCTGCCTTTGTTTGTTAAGGCAGGTAGTATTATAACAATGACAGCGCCTACTACAAATACCAGCCAATACGATGGTAAAAGCCTGATCCTGAAATATTATATGGGTAACGCTAATGTAACCGTTAAATCACAGTGGTTTTATGATAACGGAATTGACCCTAAATCGCTTGTGAAAAGGCAATATGACCTGGTTACGTTCACCAGTACCGGCACAGGTAACGAACATTATATCAGTATAAAACCTGAGCATTTGACCACCAGGCAAAAGAAATTTAAACTGGAAATCCCAGGCAAAAGGGTTAGACGGGTTAAATTTTCTAATAGAACCAAATACACAGTGGTTGGTAACGAGATTTATTTTAGTTGGAACGGGCGTCCTCTACAAATAGATATTAAAACCTTATAA
- a CDS encoding SusC/RagA family TonB-linked outer membrane protein encodes MKKNFYTQKINLVLKIAALNLLFMVLFSNFAAAQANINIKGKLTDGVTNETLPGVTIQVKGTANAVSTDANGLYSITAGSTSTLVFKFIGYAPKEIAIAGRTAIDVKLQPETTELKDVVVTALGITKQNKAVGYSVSTIKGATITEARQNSFVNSLEGRVAGVNVSGVATGPNGASNVVIRGITNMTGNNQPLYVLNGIPLVNNNYNTGDQGHDGYGGKDGGDGIGDINPDDIETISILKGAAATALYGYRGSNGVILITTKKGKTGEGLGVEINSNFVRENVIDETDFQTEYGQGSNGAKPVSAADALSSMESSWGAKLDGSNTYQFDGVERPYSEAAKGNLSRFYRPGNNFTNTVSFSKGFGDDGATRFSVSDLNDESYVPNAGLQRLTFNQTTNLKFGKHLTLDLSSQYVSEYTKNAPNISDAIGNLNWAPMFVPPNINITTLKGPNGNGTVAGDSGVELNAFGDPYTTNPYFAAYELQGAIHRNRFTGSANTKYTFDDGFFIGLQVADDYTNDRTTNIEPAGTGYVVDEGLTGDMMEENVKQTELNIDLTGGKKFKFGKDFTLDLLLGGNYRKSQQEYLTAKGNNFAIPFLYTIGNLENPIESLQTNNEEYQSLYGSADVGYKSFLYLTVTGRNDWYSTLSPGKITYLYPSVSGSFVFSELLHMPDMDLGKLRLSYADVGGAADNPYQTLQTYGIQGTYTPPGGGIYPIGVAGSLQVPNSALKPSSRREIEAGTEMDFFKNRLRFDLTIFQKRVTDDIIPVTIDYTSSYTSALLNVGTLRYNGVELELGGTPVKSQNFTWDVDFNAAYIKGKVISLGGQPQITLGSEAQDWGSGAYTAQVVGKEPSQIFAPSPALDANGKIIIDPGLGAPDQTLSQPKDFGSAENPWAGGINNSFKYKHFTLSFLIDGKFGGKIFSNTNIIAYQQGLSKATLAGRDLLYGTDKQTASAYYNDWAFADQGMFVYDDSFIKFRQVIFGYDFPSTLFNNKIIHGLRLSFVCHNVFTIMKHTPNFDPESTYSASVYSQGLEAPAVPYSRTLGLNLNIKL; translated from the coding sequence ATGAAAAAAAACTTCTACACACAAAAAATCAATCTTGTTTTAAAAATTGCCGCACTAAACTTATTGTTCATGGTGCTGTTCAGCAATTTTGCTGCAGCCCAGGCAAACATTAACATTAAAGGCAAACTAACCGATGGTGTAACAAATGAAACACTCCCGGGTGTTACCATACAGGTAAAAGGCACCGCTAATGCAGTATCTACCGATGCTAATGGGCTCTACTCTATTACTGCCGGGAGTACCTCTACATTGGTTTTCAAATTCATCGGCTATGCCCCTAAAGAAATAGCTATAGCTGGCAGAACCGCAATTGATGTTAAACTACAGCCGGAAACCACTGAATTAAAAGATGTGGTTGTAACAGCATTAGGTATTACTAAACAAAATAAGGCAGTAGGCTACTCGGTTAGTACTATAAAAGGCGCAACTATTACTGAAGCACGGCAAAACAGCTTTGTAAACAGCCTTGAAGGCCGGGTTGCCGGTGTAAATGTTAGCGGTGTAGCTACAGGCCCGAACGGTGCCAGTAACGTAGTCATACGCGGTATTACCAACATGACCGGTAATAACCAGCCACTATACGTATTAAATGGCATACCCCTAGTTAACAACAACTATAATACAGGAGATCAAGGTCATGATGGATATGGTGGTAAAGACGGCGGCGACGGTATTGGCGATATAAATCCTGATGATATTGAAACTATATCTATATTAAAAGGTGCTGCGGCTACCGCATTATATGGTTATCGTGGATCAAACGGTGTTATACTTATTACTACAAAAAAAGGTAAAACCGGCGAAGGGCTCGGCGTAGAAATAAATTCAAATTTTGTACGTGAAAATGTGATTGATGAAACAGATTTTCAAACAGAATATGGACAGGGATCCAATGGTGCTAAACCCGTTAGCGCTGCGGATGCATTATCATCAATGGAATCAAGTTGGGGAGCTAAATTAGATGGTTCAAATACTTACCAGTTTGATGGGGTTGAACGGCCATACTCTGAAGCTGCCAAAGGTAATCTTTCACGCTTTTATCGCCCGGGTAATAATTTCACTAATACGGTTTCATTTAGCAAAGGCTTTGGTGACGATGGTGCTACACGTTTTTCAGTAAGCGACTTGAATGATGAAAGCTATGTTCCGAATGCTGGCCTGCAAAGGCTAACTTTTAATCAGACTACCAATCTTAAATTTGGTAAACATTTAACATTGGATCTTTCATCACAATATGTATCAGAGTATACAAAAAATGCACCCAATATATCTGATGCTATTGGAAACTTAAACTGGGCGCCTATGTTTGTGCCGCCCAATATTAATATTACTACGTTAAAAGGCCCTAATGGGAACGGAACGGTAGCAGGTGATAGTGGTGTTGAATTAAACGCTTTTGGTGACCCATATACCACCAACCCGTATTTTGCAGCGTATGAATTGCAAGGGGCTATTCATCGCAATCGTTTTACCGGTTCTGCTAACACGAAATACACTTTTGACGATGGCTTTTTTATTGGTTTGCAAGTTGCTGATGACTATACTAATGACCGTACTACCAACATAGAACCCGCCGGAACAGGCTATGTGGTTGATGAAGGTTTAACCGGCGATATGATGGAGGAAAATGTAAAGCAAACAGAACTAAACATTGATCTGACAGGTGGAAAAAAATTCAAATTCGGTAAAGATTTTACACTTGATCTGCTATTGGGTGGAAATTACAGGAAATCGCAACAAGAATATCTTACTGCAAAGGGTAACAACTTTGCTATACCCTTTTTATATACTATAGGCAACCTTGAAAATCCAATAGAGAGCTTACAAACCAATAATGAGGAATATCAATCTTTATACGGTAGTGCTGATGTTGGCTATAAAAGTTTTCTGTATTTAACAGTAACCGGCCGTAACGACTGGTATTCGACATTATCGCCTGGGAAAATAACTTATTTATATCCTTCCGTTAGTGGTTCATTTGTTTTTTCTGAATTACTGCACATGCCTGATATGGACCTTGGCAAGTTAAGATTAAGCTACGCTGATGTAGGTGGTGCGGCTGATAATCCTTATCAAACTTTACAAACATATGGTATACAAGGTACATATACTCCCCCTGGCGGTGGCATCTATCCAATAGGTGTAGCCGGAAGCTTGCAGGTTCCGAACAGTGCTTTGAAACCATCATCCAGGCGTGAGATAGAAGCTGGAACAGAAATGGATTTTTTTAAAAACAGGTTAAGGTTTGACCTTACCATATTTCAAAAAAGAGTTACTGATGATATTATACCGGTAACTATTGATTATACATCAAGTTATACATCGGCACTGCTTAATGTAGGTACTTTAAGATATAATGGAGTTGAGCTGGAATTAGGAGGGACACCTGTTAAAAGCCAGAATTTCACCTGGGATGTGGATTTTAACGCAGCTTATATCAAAGGTAAGGTAATATCATTGGGAGGCCAGCCGCAAATCACCCTGGGTTCTGAGGCTCAGGACTGGGGATCAGGCGCTTACACTGCACAAGTTGTAGGTAAAGAGCCATCGCAAATATTTGCTCCCAGTCCCGCCCTTGATGCTAATGGCAAAATCATTATCGACCCGGGACTTGGCGCACCAGACCAGACCCTTTCACAACCCAAGGATTTCGGCTCAGCAGAAAACCCATGGGCAGGTGGCATTAATAACTCATTCAAATACAAACATTTCACACTGTCGTTCCTAATCGATGGTAAATTTGGAGGTAAAATATTTTCAAATACAAACATCATAGCCTATCAACAAGGGCTTTCTAAAGCAACTTTAGCCGGCAGGGATCTATTGTACGGAACTGACAAGCAAACGGCTTCGGCATATTATAATGATTGGGCATTTGCCGACCAGGGAATGTTCGTTTATGATGATAGCTTTATCAAATTCAGACAGGTGATTTTCGGTTACGATTTCCCATCTACTTTATTTAATAATAAGATCATACATGGGTTAAGGCTAAGTTTTGTATGCCATAATGTATTTACTATTATGAAACATACGCCAAATTTTGATCCTGAATCAACATACTCTGCTTCGGTGTATTCACAAGGACTTGAAGCGCCTGCGGTTCCCTATTCAAGGACATTGGGATTAAACCTTAACATAAAATTATAA